From Deltaproteobacteria bacterium:
TTTAGGGAATCTCTGAACAAGTCATCTAGCAAGTCGTCTAATAACGAAGAGCAGAAAGACCGACAAGGTGAGGCGGGAGGAAAGAGCGTGAGGGAGCAGACAACGTTTGCGAGTTTGGCGTGGGCGAGAAAGAAAAAGCAGAGCAAGCGGGAAAAGTTTCTGTGCGAGATGGATCGCGTGGTGCCGTGGGGGAAATTGCTAGCGTTGAT
This genomic window contains:
- a CDS encoding IS5/IS1182 family transposase, with amino-acid sequence MREQTTFASLAWARKKKQSKREKFLCEMDRVVPWGKLLAL